A stretch of DNA from Methylomicrobium lacus LW14:
AAGCTCCCGCCCATGCCAGTTCGACTGCCATGGCCCTGCCTGCGCCGCCGGCTCCGAGCATGACGACCCGCTTGCCCGCAATGGGCGTTACCTTCTGTATGGCTTTGACTACACCTTTACCGTCATTGTTGTGCCCGGTAAGACGACCGTCCTTAATGGACATGTAATTGACTGCACCAATGGCTTTTACATCGGCATCAATTTCATCAAGATGCGGAATGGAAACGACCTTGTAAGGCACAGTGATACAGGCGCCTGCAAAACCTAGGGCTCTTACACCTGCAATGGCAGCCGGAATATTGTTTTCCGAAGTCACATCGCATTTCCAGAACTGCCAGCGGAGACCGTAGTGGGCATAGACTTCATCGAACATCTGATCTATCGGGTTTTCCGCAACAGGATGACCCAGCATCGTGGTCATTTGTTTTTGTGGGGGTAAAATAATATTCGACATCAATGAGCTCCTTATCTTTTTTCGGCCCCGAAGACACCATGCCTTAACTGAAAACAATGTTATTTTTTGAATCACTTTCGGCGAATAAGTTCTTTTTTTCTACGTCAGTTTCCGCAAAGCCGTCGAGGAAGCGATCGGCAAGTTGCCTAACAAAACCGTGACTGATCAGGTTGAAGGCAGGATCATCCGGCTTGAGCGATAAAATCGCTTCCTCTTTTCAAAAAAACAGCGCGTCTCCTCCGTTTTCGCTCCGAGCCCTAACGCCGATTGAACATGCGTTATAATCACGGGTTAAAGTTTTGATCGGATCTGCATGAGTTTTTACGAATCAAACGCCCGCTTTCGCCGCCTGAACAAGGAGCCGTTGTCCAGGTTGACACGATTCT
This window harbors:
- a CDS encoding shikimate dehydrogenase family protein, which translates into the protein MSNIILPPQKQMTTMLGHPVAENPIDQMFDEVYAHYGLRWQFWKCDVTSENNIPAAIAGVRALGFAGACITVPYKVVSIPHLDEIDADVKAIGAVNYMSIKDGRLTGHNNDGKGVVKAIQKVTPIAGKRVVMLGAGGAGRAMAVELAWAGASHLTLITRRESQGTEVAQTVTRVSGVPAHWVQWSGEVCVPEGTDILMNATHLGAAPQLEPVPVNWETVSQSTTVVDVITNPRITPFLKAARDMGCPIVNGVEMLVQLAMQIFEAWTGIKPDEAVFQRAVAKALGE